One window from the genome of Candidatus Hydrogenedens sp. encodes:
- a CDS encoding phosphoribosylamine--glycine ligase family protein yields MRILVLGSGGREHALCWKIHQSPEVEHVYAIPGNPGIKKLEKATCASINIKDFKAIKDYIKQKKIHLVVVGPEEPL; encoded by the coding sequence ATGCGTATATTGGTATTAGGCAGTGGCGGTAGAGAACATGCTTTATGCTGGAAGATTCACCAAAGTCCGGAAGTCGAACATGTATATGCTATCCCTGGAAACCCTGGTATTAAAAAATTAGAAAAAGCCACCTGTGCCTCTATTAATATCAAAGACTTCAAAGCCATTAAGGACTATATTAAACAAAAAAAAATTCATCTGGTTGTTGTAGGTCCCGAAGAACCTCTT
- a CDS encoding IMP cyclohydrolase, with product MRKIKRAVISCYDKSDLIEFAKFLHEYHVEIIATVGTNELLQANGIPSIYIGEYTGIPEILGGRLKTLHPKIHAGLLALRDNKLHLEQMQQYHFPEIDLVVVNPKPIPRIIEQSAGSVDELFDQIDIGGITMIRSAAKNFRYVTVVVDRIYYPLIMHEMRAHDGCVSFVTRYRLAQEAFFCTSRYDRAIAEFLDRKATPPSEEIPKREREA from the coding sequence ATGCGAAAAATAAAAAGAGCCGTTATCAGTTGCTATGACAAAAGCGACCTAATTGAATTTGCAAAATTTTTACATGAATATCATGTGGAAATAATCGCAACGGTAGGAACAAATGAATTATTACAGGCAAATGGAATTCCCTCTATTTATATAGGTGAGTATACCGGTATTCCCGAAATCCTCGGTGGAAGGCTCAAAACATTACACCCCAAAATACACGCCGGATTGCTTGCTTTGCGTGATAACAAATTGCACCTTGAACAGATGCAACAATATCACTTCCCGGAAATAGACCTTGTCGTGGTAAATCCCAAACCTATACCCCGAATCATCGAGCAATCCGCAGGTTCCGTAGATGAACTGTTTGACCAGATTGATATCGGCGGTATTACCATGATTCGTTCCGCAGCAAAAAATTTCCGCTATGTAACCGTCGTCGTAGATAGGATTTACTATCCACTCATTATGCATGAAATGCGAGCTCACGATGGTTGTGTCTCATTTGTAACGCGTTATCGCCTCGCTCAAGAGGCTTTTTTCTGCACTTCCCGTTATGACCGTGCAATTGCGGAATTTCTCGACCGCAAAGCCACACCTCCTTCGGAGGAAATACCTAAACGGGAAAGAGAGGCTTAA